One Cryptomeria japonica chromosome 9, Sugi_1.0, whole genome shotgun sequence genomic window carries:
- the LOC131067749 gene encoding protein DMP3 has protein sequence MEENSESTAVEEGHTRTDSLSIQTPAEKVPSTLSTLSNLSKILPTGILFVFQALSNFIASDNTCGNWNKILVVSFLGILAIASFLMTFTDSFKDDSTGQVHYGIATRSGLVIIGSRKNKIKPPMENDYKLEFMDLVHSSLSMLVFGVLALTDKNVVNCLYPSAEDRINKLLQALPLIVSSVSCAVFTLFPSKRHGISHPVAQK, from the coding sequence ATGGAGGAGAATTCTGAAAGCACAGCTGTGGAAGAAGGGCACACAAGAACAGATTCCTTATCAATTCAGACACCAGCTGAGAAGGTGCCATCTACACTCTCTACActctctaatctttcaaagattttgCCCACTGGAATTCTCTTTGTATTTCAGGCCCTTTCTAATTTCATAGCCAGTGATAATACCTGTGGAAATTGGAATAAGATTTTGGTTGTATCTTTCTTGGGCATTCTGGCAATTGCTTCTTTCCTTATGACATTCACGGACTCATTCAAAGATGACTCCACAGGCCAAGTTCATTATGGAATAGCCACCAGAAGTGGTTTAGTCATTATAGGCAGCAGAAAGAATAAAATTAAGCCTCCGATGGAGAATGATTATAAGCTTGAATTTATGGATCTAGTGCACTCAAGTCTGTCAATGCTGGTTTTTGGTGTTTTGGCTCTTACAGACAAAAATGTGGTCAACTGTTTGTATCCCTCGGCTGAAGACAGAATAAACAAGTTACTGCAAGCTCTGCCTCTTATTGTGAGCTCTGTAAGCTGTGCGGTATTCACATTATTTCCTTCCAAAAGGCATGGAATTAGTCACCCGGTTGCACAGAAGTGA